The genomic region GAGTAATTTTCTTATCAATAGTGCTATTAACTGGTTTGAGAATTTTCAGATAGATGGATTGAGGGTTGATGCTGTTGCCTCAATGCTATATCTTGACTATTCAAGAAGAGAAGGTGAATGGATACCTAACATATATGGGGGAAGAGAAAATCTTGAAGCGATTGATTTTTTAAGAAGATTTAATACAACTATTTATAATAAATTTCCAAGATGTTTTACGATAGCAGAAGAATCAACCGCCTGGCCTATGGTAAGTAAACCTGTATATATGGGGGGATTAGGATTTGGTTTCAAGTGGAATATGGGATGGATGCATGACACTCTCTACTATTTCTCGCTTGACCCAATATATAGAAAATACCATCATAACTGTTTGACATTCAGTTTATTATACGCTTTTTCAGAAAATTTCATCTTGCCGCTTTCTCATGATGAGGTCGTATATGGTAAAAAATCCCTCCTTTCAAAGATGCCCGGTGATAACTGGCAGAAGTTTGCAAACCTGCGTCTTTTACTTACATATATGTATTGCCATCCAGGTAAAAAAATGCTTTTCATGGGAGGGGAGTTTGGACAGATATCTGAATGGAACTATGATAGAGAACTTGACTGGCATTTACTTGATAGAGAAGAACACAGAAAGATGAAAAAATTTGTCTATGATATAAATAGGTTATACAAAAAAGAAAAAGCATTATTTGAAATTGATTTTTCATCTGATGGTTTTGAATGGATTGATTTTTCTGACTATGAAAGCAGTATTGTCTCTTTTATAAGAAAAGGCGTGAAAAAAGATGATTTTATTGTTGCTATATTTAACTTCACCCCGGTTCCGAGACATAATTACAGGATAGGAGTTCCTCTAAAAGTAAAGTATAAGGAAATATTCAATAGTGACTCTCATTTTTATGGGGGAAGTAATACAGGAAATTTTGGTATTGTAAAGGCAGATAATATCTCATTACATAATAGACCTTTTTCTGTAAATATTACACTACCCCCATTAGGAGCGGTTGTATTAAAACCCTGTTTATAAAACTGTAGAATTTGAGAGTTTGAGAGGGATAAGTAATAGTTAAATACTGATAATTCCTCTCCATATGAAGGAGGAGAAAAACGGTAGGGTGATGTTTATAATCACTTCTCCATACAGGGAAAGAAGATTAGTAAAAGGTCTCACCCTCACCATCCCCCTCTCCCCTCAAGGGAGAGGGATACAATTTAAAACAACTATTTCAGTCCTTTTCCTCTATCTGTACGAAAACTTTTGGAAGAAAAGGATTGATGATAAAATAAACATAAAAGGAGATTACAATGAATAAAAGAAACCTGACGAAAGAAGATGTTTTAAAACTTGTAAAGGAGAATGATGTAAAGTTTATACGGCTGTGGTTTGCAGACATTACAGGACAGATGAAAGGGTTTACAATCACTGTAGAAGAGTTAAAACATGCACTTGAAGACGGAATGGGATTTGATGGTTCATCCATAAAGGGATTTGCCAGGATAGATGAGTCAGATATGGTGGCTATGCCAGACCCCTCTACTTTTTCCATACTTCCATATCGCCCTAAGGAGAAGGCAGTAGCGGGTATGATATGTGATATTTTAAATCCGGACAGGACCCCATATGAAGGGGACAGCAGATATATACTTAAGAAGCAGTTAGAGAAGATAGCAAAGAAGGGATACACATTTTATGTAGGACCTGAACTGGAGTTTTTTATATTTAAAGATGAGAAGCGGACAGAGATATTAGATGAAGGGGGATATTTTGATATAACGACACTGGATGCAGGAAATGAAGTAAGGAGGGAAGTTATTTTGACACTTGAACAGATGGGTATAGATGTAGAGTATAGCCA from bacterium harbors:
- the glgB gene encoding 1,4-alpha-glucan branching protein GlgB, which produces MDSIEKRKYYFKESLFGPVDLYLFNEGNHLEIYKKLGAHKRVVDGIEGYNFAVWAPDAVAVNVKGDFNNWDGKEHQMRQLGNSGIWEIFIPDVKELSCYKFEIHTKNNMVLLKSDPYGNFFELRPANASITYHSNYIYKTERIPYDDIYKQPLSIYEIHLGSWKRKKDGSFLNYREIAEMLVDYLKETGFNWIELLPVTEHPLDSSWGYQTTGFFAPTSRFGTPDDFKFFVDFLHKNNIGVIMDWTPAHFPKDEFGLYYFDGTHLYEHCYPQKRDHPDWKSAIFNYGRYEVSNFLINSAINWFENFQIDGLRVDAVASMLYLDYSRREGEWIPNIYGGRENLEAIDFLRRFNTTIYNKFPRCFTIAEESTAWPMVSKPVYMGGLGFGFKWNMGWMHDTLYYFSLDPIYRKYHHNCLTFSLLYAFSENFILPLSHDEVVYGKKSLLSKMPGDNWQKFANLRLLLTYMYCHPGKKMLFMGGEFGQISEWNYDRELDWHLLDREEHRKMKKFVYDINRLYKKEKALFEIDFSSDGFEWIDFSDYESSIVSFIRKGVKKDDFIVAIFNFTPVPRHNYRIGVPLKVKYKEIFNSDSHFYGGSNTGNFGIVKADNISLHNRPFSVNITLPPLGAVVLKPCL
- a CDS encoding glutamine synthetase beta-grasp domain-containing protein, producing MNKRNLTKEDVLKLVKENDVKFIRLWFADITGQMKGFTITVEELKHALEDGMGFDGSSIKGFARIDESDMVAMPDPSTFSILPYRPKEKAVAGMICDILNPDRTPYEGDSRYILKKQLEKIAKKGYTFYVGPELEFFIFKDEKRTEILDEGGYFDITTLDAGNEVRREVILTLEQMGIDVEYS